In the genome of Haemophilus pittmaniae, one region contains:
- a CDS encoding GNAT family N-acetyltransferase: MNLQHQDDGQQGEFFLLDTHGSKIARLSYFYETPQRINANHTFVDTSLRGQGIADKLYQALMTFIEQQGLELHPTCSYIEKKWQRR; encoded by the coding sequence ATGAATTTGCAACACCAAGATGACGGTCAACAAGGCGAATTTTTCCTGCTTGATACCCATGGCTCTAAAATTGCCCGCCTCAGTTATTTTTATGAAACTCCGCAGCGTATTAATGCCAACCATACCTTTGTAGACACTTCACTGCGTGGTCAGGGCATCGCCGATAAACTTTATCAGGCGCTAATGACCTTTATCGAACAACAAGGGCTTGAGCTGCATCCGACTTGCAGTTATATCGAAAAAAAATGGCAACGCCGTTAA
- a CDS encoding sulfite exporter TauE/SafE family protein, translating into MLTFLLICLVLGALVGFLAGLFGIGGGLIIVPSLVYLLPMMGIPEPLLMSTALGTSFATIVITGFASAQRHHKLGNVVWPAVKVLAPVIMLSVFICGQFIGKLDRDIAAKLFACLVVYLAAKMIFSIKQKNSTDKPLTLQSSIIGGILIGMASSAAGIGGGGFIVPFLNSRGIEMKKAIGSSAFCGMLLGISGMLSFMLSGWNNPAMPDYSLGYIYCPAVLGITATSFFTSKLGATATAKLPVPTLKKGFALLLVVIAIDMFVK; encoded by the coding sequence ATGCTCACATTCTTACTCATTTGTTTAGTTCTTGGTGCATTGGTCGGCTTTTTAGCCGGCCTTTTTGGCATTGGTGGCGGGCTAATTATTGTGCCTTCCTTGGTGTATTTATTACCGATGATGGGGATTCCCGAGCCGCTATTGATGTCAACGGCTTTAGGTACCTCCTTCGCGACCATAGTGATCACCGGTTTTGCTTCGGCACAACGGCATCATAAATTAGGTAATGTTGTGTGGCCTGCTGTAAAAGTTCTGGCGCCGGTCATCATGCTGTCAGTATTTATCTGCGGGCAGTTTATCGGTAAATTGGATCGCGATATTGCAGCAAAATTGTTTGCCTGCTTGGTGGTTTATTTAGCTGCCAAAATGATCTTTTCAATTAAACAGAAAAACTCGACTGATAAACCTCTCACTCTTCAATCCTCAATTATTGGCGGTATTTTGATTGGTATGGCATCCAGTGCTGCGGGGATCGGCGGTGGTGGTTTTATTGTGCCATTTTTAAATTCGCGCGGTATCGAAATGAAAAAAGCCATCGGTTCCTCCGCCTTTTGTGGCATGTTACTCGGCATTTCCGGTATGTTGAGCTTTATGCTTAGCGGTTGGAATAACCCAGCCATGCCGGATTATTCCTTAGGGTATATTTATTGTCCGGCTGTACTGGGAATTACCGCAACTTCCTTCTTCACATCCAAGTTGGGGGCAACAGCCACCGCAAAATTACCGGTACCAACCTTGAAAAAAGGCTTTGCTTTGTTATTAGTCGTGATTGCCATCGATATGTTTGTTAAATAA
- a CDS encoding type II secretion system F family protein: MKEKIFYYRAHNTLGQVQQGNIIALNKVIARQRLMDKGFYRIRLQQDWRLSNKPQNNEICALLSQLAMLLQSSIELKHALHIARDNCSQPALYRWLQSLIGHLESGFSFSQAIEAQGKYLDRQELQLLQAGELSGQLANVCLHLAEHRKRALLLQHKLQKIMLYPLMVLGISVVLTVILLIFVVPQFAAMYGTNGNELPALTAFLLALSEFIRQYPIPLLIFPLLIAIIWRQALHHSLTLNQYKAQLIGQAPIFGKIIALSRLVKFSHSLALMLQSGVPLNAALNSFLEIPKSWQKNPLQQGDPVLQQEVRNLLQWVEQGYLFSASVSSLLFPMEAQQMLAIGEQSGHLAEMLQNIAQDHQHKLDHQIDLLSQMLEPCLMLIIGGLIGMIMLGMYLPIFNMGSIIQ; the protein is encoded by the coding sequence ATGAAAGAAAAGATTTTTTATTACCGTGCCCATAATACCTTAGGACAAGTGCAGCAAGGTAATATCATCGCCCTCAATAAAGTAATTGCCCGCCAGCGCTTAATGGACAAAGGTTTCTACCGTATTCGCCTACAACAGGACTGGCGTCTTTCCAATAAACCCCAAAATAATGAAATCTGTGCACTATTAAGCCAGTTGGCGATGCTCCTACAATCCTCTATCGAATTAAAGCATGCCCTGCATATCGCCCGAGATAATTGTAGTCAACCGGCACTTTACCGGTGGCTACAATCACTCATCGGCCATTTAGAAAGCGGCTTTTCCTTTTCGCAAGCAATTGAAGCTCAAGGTAAATACCTTGATCGCCAAGAGCTCCAATTATTACAAGCAGGTGAGTTGAGTGGTCAATTAGCGAATGTCTGCCTGCACCTTGCGGAGCATCGTAAACGCGCTTTGCTACTCCAGCATAAACTACAAAAAATTATGCTCTATCCTCTGATGGTTTTGGGTATTTCCGTGGTGCTCACAGTGATTTTATTGATTTTTGTGGTACCACAATTTGCTGCGATGTACGGTACAAACGGTAACGAGTTGCCAGCATTAACCGCATTTCTATTAGCACTATCGGAATTTATCCGGCAATACCCTATCCCTCTATTAATCTTCCCTTTACTCATCGCAATTATCTGGCGACAGGCATTACACCACTCTTTAACGCTCAATCAGTATAAAGCTCAGCTTATTGGGCAAGCACCTATTTTCGGCAAAATTATTGCGCTTTCCCGATTAGTCAAATTTTCCCATAGTCTCGCTCTCATGTTGCAATCGGGAGTCCCTTTAAATGCCGCCTTAAACAGCTTTCTAGAAATTCCTAAAAGTTGGCAAAAAAATCCGTTACAACAAGGTGATCCGGTTTTACAGCAGGAAGTACGCAATCTTTTGCAATGGGTAGAACAGGGCTATCTGTTCTCCGCCAGTGTCAGCAGTCTATTATTTCCAATGGAAGCACAACAAATGTTGGCAATTGGTGAACAAAGCGGGCATTTAGCAGAGATGCTGCAAAATATTGCGCAAGACCACCAACACAAACTGGATCACCAAATTGATCTACTCTCACAGATGCTTGAACCCTGTTTAATGCTGATTATTGGTGGGCTTATCGGGATGATTATGCTCGGTATGTATTTACCAATTTTTAATATGGGATCGATAATCCAATGA
- the yacG gene encoding DNA gyrase inhibitor YacG produces MTDDIFEVPCPTCKKKVRWTAENPYRPFCSKRCQLIDLGEWAAEEKAIPSDTADFAMDPNISDEWSVK; encoded by the coding sequence ATGACTGATGATATTTTTGAAGTGCCTTGTCCCACCTGTAAGAAAAAGGTGCGTTGGACGGCTGAAAATCCCTATCGCCCATTTTGCAGTAAGCGCTGTCAGCTGATTGATTTAGGTGAATGGGCTGCAGAAGAAAAAGCGATTCCTAGCGATACCGCAGATTTCGCGATGGATCCCAATATCAGTGATGAATGGAGTGTAAAATGA
- the smpB gene encoding SsrA-binding protein SmpB, with product MTKKKAKVGANTIALNKRARHDYFIEDEVEAGLELQGWEVKSMRAGKANISDSYIIFKNGEAYLFGATIQPLSLASTHVVCDPTRTRKLLLNKRELDNLFGKSARDGFTIVALSLYWKGAWAKIKIGLAKGKKQHDKREDIKEREWKLDKQRIMKNANRG from the coding sequence ATGACCAAGAAAAAAGCTAAAGTTGGCGCAAACACCATCGCATTAAACAAACGCGCGCGCCACGATTATTTTATTGAAGACGAAGTTGAAGCCGGTTTGGAGTTGCAAGGTTGGGAAGTAAAATCCATGCGCGCTGGTAAAGCTAATATCAGCGACAGTTACATTATTTTCAAAAATGGCGAGGCTTATTTATTTGGCGCGACCATTCAGCCTTTATCTCTAGCATCCACCCATGTGGTTTGCGATCCGACCCGCACCCGTAAACTGTTACTCAATAAACGCGAACTGGATAATCTTTTTGGTAAATCAGCACGTGATGGTTTTACCATCGTAGCGCTTTCCCTTTATTGGAAAGGCGCCTGGGCAAAAATTAAAATCGGTTTGGCGAAGGGTAAGAAACAACATGACAAACGCGAAGACATCAAAGAACGCGAATGGAAGTTGGATAAACAACGAATTATGAAAAATGCCAATCGCGGCTAA
- the ppdD gene encoding prepilin peptidase-dependent pilin — MKPSLFTARHKGFTLIELMIVIAIIAILATIAIPSYQNYTKKAAVSELLQAAAPYKGDIELCVYSTGKTADCDGGKNGISNNLTSAKGYVKSISVKSGAITVNGNNSLDGVQFTMQASGDSSTGVTWTTTCDANNTQLFPAGFCSAKGK; from the coding sequence ATGAAACCGAGTCTCTTTACCGCTCGCCACAAAGGCTTTACTTTAATTGAATTAATGATCGTTATTGCGATTATTGCCATTCTCGCCACAATTGCGATTCCGTCCTACCAAAATTACACTAAAAAAGCAGCTGTTTCTGAATTATTACAGGCTGCCGCTCCCTATAAAGGCGATATTGAGCTCTGCGTGTATAGCACCGGTAAAACTGCCGATTGCGATGGCGGCAAAAATGGTATTAGTAACAATCTCACCTCCGCAAAAGGCTATGTAAAAAGTATCAGTGTAAAAAGCGGTGCTATTACGGTAAACGGTAACAATAGCTTGGATGGGGTGCAATTTACTATGCAGGCAAGTGGCGACAGCAGTACCGGCGTAACTTGGACAACTACCTGTGATGCCAATAATACTCAATTATTCCCTGCCGGTTTCTGCTCCGCTAAGGGTAAATAA
- the rppH gene encoding RNA pyrophosphohydrolase gives MIDFDGYRPNVGIVICNRKGQVLWAKRCGQNSWQFPQGGINDNETPEQAMYRELFEEVGLSPNEVKILYASKHWLRYKLPKRLLRYDSKPMCIGQKQRWFLLQFIGDEKNINMNTTKSPEFDGWRWVSFWYPVRQVVSFKREVYRKAMKEFSQVLFSERPQLDGPNLESKRPNTFVRKNQSPKSFKRPLKSRGQ, from the coding sequence GTGATCGATTTTGATGGCTACCGTCCTAATGTGGGCATCGTCATTTGCAATCGCAAGGGGCAGGTGCTATGGGCTAAACGCTGCGGGCAAAATTCTTGGCAATTTCCCCAAGGCGGCATTAATGATAACGAAACGCCCGAACAGGCAATGTATCGTGAATTGTTTGAGGAAGTCGGATTGTCACCCAATGAGGTGAAAATACTGTACGCATCCAAACATTGGTTGCGCTATAAATTGCCTAAACGCTTATTGCGTTATGATAGTAAACCGATGTGCATCGGCCAGAAGCAACGTTGGTTTTTGCTACAATTCATCGGTGACGAAAAGAATATCAATATGAATACCACGAAATCGCCGGAGTTTGACGGTTGGCGCTGGGTGAGTTTTTGGTATCCGGTTCGTCAGGTGGTTTCCTTTAAAAGGGAAGTTTACCGTAAGGCGATGAAGGAATTTTCGCAGGTATTATTTAGTGAACGTCCGCAGTTGGATGGTCCCAACCTTGAGTCGAAAAGACCGAATACCTTCGTACGCAAAAATCAATCTCCCAAATCCTTTAAACGTCCATTAAAATCCCGGGGGCAGTAA
- the lgt gene encoding prolipoprotein diacylglyceryl transferase produces MNSQYWHVPHFDPVIFSIGDSGIGLRWYGLMYLLGFLFARWLAVGRSRQPNSGWTVEQVDTLLFNGFMGVFLGGRIGDVMFYHLDDFFRDPLYLFRVWEGGMSFHGGLIGVIIAMLWTSRSQHRNFWQTADFVAPLIPFGLGMGRIGNFINLELWGRVTDVPWAMIFPTDPSALPRHPSQLYEAFLEGLVLFIILNLFIKKPRPMGAVSGLFLVCYGFFRFLVEYVREPEVGDFLGLTRGQQLCLPMLIGGALIMLWAYRRNQSTIATN; encoded by the coding sequence ATGAATTCACAATATTGGCATGTTCCTCATTTTGATCCGGTCATTTTTTCGATCGGTGATAGCGGTATCGGTTTACGCTGGTATGGCTTAATGTATTTATTAGGCTTTTTATTCGCCCGCTGGTTAGCGGTAGGTCGTTCTCGTCAACCTAATAGCGGTTGGACGGTAGAGCAGGTAGATACGCTATTATTTAACGGCTTTATGGGCGTATTTTTAGGTGGCCGTATCGGCGATGTGATGTTTTATCATTTAGATGATTTTTTCCGTGATCCGTTATATCTCTTTCGTGTGTGGGAAGGTGGCATGTCTTTCCATGGCGGACTGATTGGGGTAATTATCGCGATGCTTTGGACATCCCGTAGTCAACATCGTAATTTTTGGCAGACGGCTGATTTTGTGGCGCCATTGATTCCCTTCGGTTTAGGAATGGGGCGCATTGGTAACTTTATTAATTTGGAATTGTGGGGAAGGGTGACTGATGTTCCTTGGGCTATGATTTTCCCTACCGATCCAAGTGCTCTACCACGTCATCCTTCACAATTGTATGAAGCATTTTTAGAAGGCTTGGTGTTATTTATTATTCTTAATTTATTTATTAAAAAGCCCCGTCCAATGGGTGCGGTAAGTGGATTATTTTTGGTTTGCTATGGCTTCTTCCGTTTTCTGGTGGAATATGTGCGCGAACCGGAAGTGGGCGATTTTCTAGGGCTTACGCGCGGTCAACAGCTCTGTTTACCAATGCTCATTGGTGGCGCCTTAATTATGCTTTGGGCTTATCGCCGTAATCAATCAACCATTGCAACCAATTAA
- a CDS encoding prepilin peptidase: MITFAYFFYGSLLGVILWCYIDGFIPRLSKDIWHNFHALFPISPPQSYPLLTTKVNPHLLRYCLLDGLLAGLLYQYADDPLFAAWLLLVFNFLWAISLLDWQYQLISPNACLGLLCLGLLGAEWQFSRLSLSQSLYHALIFFALFYCIYQFAKYYYHQEALGRGDYWLALALGAYLPLSALPYFLLIACLSGILTLLLSRQHYLPFGPFLCGAMLLTWYTNL, encoded by the coding sequence ATGATCACCTTCGCATACTTTTTTTACGGCAGTCTACTTGGTGTGATTTTATGGTGCTACATCGACGGTTTTATACCACGTTTAAGCAAGGATATTTGGCACAATTTTCATGCTCTTTTTCCCATATCTCCGCCACAAAGCTATCCCCTGCTTACAACAAAAGTTAACCCTCATTTATTGAGATATTGCCTGTTGGACGGTCTATTGGCTGGTCTACTCTATCAATACGCCGATGATCCGCTTTTTGCTGCATGGCTATTACTTGTATTCAATTTCTTATGGGCAATTTCGCTCCTGGATTGGCAATATCAATTGATTTCGCCCAATGCTTGTCTGGGGCTTTTATGTCTTGGGTTATTGGGAGCCGAATGGCAATTTTCACGGCTTTCATTATCCCAAAGCCTATACCATGCCCTGATTTTCTTTGCATTGTTTTACTGTATTTACCAATTCGCCAAATACTATTACCACCAAGAAGCCTTAGGTCGTGGCGATTATTGGCTGGCATTAGCCCTAGGCGCCTATTTACCACTCTCGGCACTCCCCTATTTTCTGCTTATTGCCTGTCTTTCCGGCATTCTTACATTACTGCTTAGCCGTCAGCATTACCTGCCTTTTGGCCCTTTCTTATGTGGTGCGATGCTGCTCACTTGGTACACTAATTTGTAA
- the tadA gene encoding tRNA adenosine(34) deaminase TadA yields the protein MMRRALALAEQAEALGEIPVGAVLVDAKGEVIGEGYNLSISHNDPTAHAEIVALRNGARQIANYRLLDCTLYVTLEPCTMCAGAILHSRIKRLVFGAADYKTGAVGSRFHFFDDYKMNHNVEVCGGVLTEECSAKLSAFFQKRREQKKQAKLAEQK from the coding sequence ATGATGCGCAGAGCACTGGCGTTGGCCGAGCAAGCCGAGGCCTTGGGCGAGATTCCTGTAGGAGCGGTGTTGGTTGATGCGAAGGGAGAAGTGATTGGTGAAGGCTACAACCTATCCATTAGCCACAACGATCCGACTGCCCACGCAGAGATTGTTGCATTGCGGAATGGCGCCCGCCAAATAGCCAATTATCGCCTGTTAGACTGCACCCTGTATGTCACGCTGGAACCCTGTACCATGTGTGCCGGTGCCATTTTACATAGCCGCATCAAACGCCTCGTATTCGGCGCAGCAGATTATAAAACCGGCGCAGTCGGCTCACGCTTTCACTTTTTTGATGATTATAAAATGAATCACAACGTAGAAGTATGCGGCGGTGTATTGACTGAGGAGTGTAGCGCAAAGTTGAGTGCATTTTTTCAGAAGCGTCGGGAGCAAAAAAAACAGGCTAAATTAGCAGAGCAAAAATAA
- a CDS encoding GspE/PulE family protein produces MLATAQNGAVFEIAPELQQHNRQQQHLLLRYLALPLKEDQQRLWLGLDSLNNLAACETFGFLSGKLIEPVLLDSAQLKRLLQSLIPQNKQTIETENFYQAETVSEPQIDEDEPVIVLLNQLFERALTRNASDIHLEPQPQGLQVRLRIDGVLHSEPVIAKSLAPRVISRLKLLAKLNISETRLPQDGRFQFKTTFADILDFRLSTLPTNLGEKAVLRVQQNKPVQLQFAELGMTQSQQKQLRHALSQPQGLILVTGPTGSGKSITLYTALQWLNTPDKHIMTAEDPIEIELDGIIQSQINPQIGLDFSRLLRTFLRQDPDIIMLGEIRDEESAAMALRAAQTGHLVLSTLHTNDARSAISRLQQLGIAEHEIENSLLLVIAQRLVRRLCQECHKQLATTCACQHGYKGRVGIYQFLHYDGRQFHTDFQDLRQSAQQKLDEGITDLAEIERILGAAA; encoded by the coding sequence ATGTTAGCCACCGCCCAAAACGGCGCAGTTTTTGAAATTGCGCCGGAACTGCAACAACATAATCGGCAACAGCAACATTTATTGCTACGCTATTTGGCATTACCGCTCAAAGAGGATCAACAGCGCCTATGGTTAGGATTAGATTCGCTGAATAATTTGGCCGCTTGTGAAACCTTTGGTTTTCTCAGCGGTAAATTAATCGAGCCGGTTCTGCTTGATAGCGCCCAACTTAAGCGCCTATTACAATCACTAATACCGCAAAATAAACAGACTATTGAAACGGAAAATTTTTATCAGGCAGAAACCGTTAGCGAACCGCAAATCGATGAAGATGAACCGGTTATTGTGTTATTGAATCAACTGTTTGAGCGTGCGCTTACCCGAAATGCTTCGGATATTCACTTAGAACCTCAACCCCAAGGACTACAAGTTCGTCTGCGCATTGATGGCGTACTGCACAGCGAGCCCGTCATTGCCAAAAGCCTCGCACCTCGGGTCATTTCTCGCTTAAAGCTATTGGCTAAACTCAACATTAGTGAAACCCGCCTACCACAAGATGGGCGTTTTCAATTTAAAACAACCTTTGCCGATATTTTAGATTTTCGACTGTCTACGCTACCCACAAATCTGGGAGAAAAGGCAGTATTGCGGGTACAACAAAATAAACCCGTTCAGCTTCAATTTGCCGAATTGGGAATGACACAATCACAACAAAAACAATTGCGTCATGCCCTTTCCCAACCGCAGGGATTAATTCTCGTCACCGGCCCCACCGGTAGCGGCAAAAGTATTACCCTCTACACCGCACTACAATGGTTAAATACCCCGGATAAACATATTATGACGGCGGAAGATCCCATCGAAATAGAACTAGACGGCATTATTCAAAGCCAAATCAATCCACAGATTGGGCTGGATTTTTCCCGCCTATTACGAACCTTTTTACGTCAGGATCCGGACATTATTATGCTTGGAGAAATCCGTGACGAAGAAAGCGCAGCCATGGCATTACGCGCAGCCCAAACCGGGCATTTAGTACTTTCAACATTACATACCAACGATGCCCGTTCAGCAATTTCCCGTCTGCAACAATTAGGTATCGCAGAGCATGAAATCGAAAATAGTCTGTTGTTAGTCATTGCACAGCGTTTAGTGCGACGGCTTTGCCAAGAATGCCATAAACAGCTGGCAACAACTTGTGCCTGTCAGCATGGCTATAAAGGAAGAGTCGGAATTTATCAATTCTTACATTATGATGGGCGGCAATTTCATACAGATTTCCAAGATTTACGCCAAAGCGCACAACAAAAATTAGATGAAGGCATTACCGACCTAGCGGAAATCGAACGTATTCTGGGAGCTGCAGCATAA
- a CDS encoding thymidylate synthase, with translation MQQYLDLCRRIVNEGQWVDNARTGKRCLTVINADLQYDVANNQFPLITTRKSYWKAAIAEFLGYIRGYDNAADFRRLGTKTWDANANENAAWLANPHRKGEDDMGRVYGVQGRSWRKPDGSHLDQLRKIVNNLSRGIDDRGEILTFYNPGEFDLGCLRPCMHTHTFSLLGDTLYLTSYQRSCDVPLGLNFNQIQVFTFLALMAQITGKKPGQAFHKIINAHIYEDQLALMRDVQLQREPFPSPQLEINPDIKTLEDLETWVTMDDFKVTGYQCHEAIKYPFSV, from the coding sequence ATGCAACAATATTTGGATTTATGCCGCCGCATCGTAAATGAAGGTCAATGGGTGGATAATGCACGTACCGGCAAGCGTTGCTTAACAGTGATTAATGCTGATTTGCAATACGATGTGGCAAATAATCAGTTTCCTTTGATTACGACCCGAAAAAGCTATTGGAAAGCGGCGATTGCCGAATTTTTAGGGTATATCCGAGGCTATGATAATGCCGCCGATTTCCGTCGTCTCGGCACTAAAACCTGGGATGCCAATGCCAATGAAAATGCCGCTTGGTTAGCGAATCCGCATCGCAAAGGCGAAGATGATATGGGGCGTGTGTATGGGGTGCAGGGACGTAGTTGGCGTAAACCCGATGGTAGTCATTTGGATCAGTTGCGTAAAATCGTCAATAACCTGTCTCGTGGAATTGATGATCGTGGGGAAATTCTCACTTTTTATAATCCGGGCGAATTTGATTTAGGCTGCTTGCGTCCATGCATGCATACCCATACCTTTTCATTGCTAGGTGATACGCTTTATTTAACCAGCTATCAACGTTCTTGCGATGTGCCTTTAGGATTAAATTTTAATCAAATTCAAGTGTTCACATTCTTGGCTTTAATGGCGCAAATTACCGGTAAAAAACCGGGACAAGCATTCCATAAAATCATTAACGCACATATTTATGAAGACCAATTGGCGCTGATGCGTGATGTTCAATTGCAGCGCGAACCATTCCCATCACCACAGTTAGAGATTAATCCGGATATCAAAACCTTGGAAGACTTGGAAACTTGGGTCACGATGGACGATTTCAAAGTGACGGGTTACCAGTGCCATGAGGCGATTAAATATCCGTTTTCTGTGTAA
- the arcA gene encoding two-component system response regulator ArcA, protein MTTPQVLIVEDEAVTRSTLRGIFEAEGYGVLEAENGDEMYHLLAANRVNLVVMDINLPGKNGLLLGRELREKTALPLIFLTGRDNEVDKILGLEIGADDYLTKPFNPRELTIRARNLLLRTMQNGENETYNRENYRFNGWTLDLNSHNLITPEGVEFKLPRSEFRAMLHFCENPGKLQTREELLKKMTGRELKPQDRTVDVTIRRIRKHFEDHPHTPELIATVHGEGYRFCGEIE, encoded by the coding sequence ATGACGACTCCACAAGTGCTGATTGTTGAAGATGAGGCTGTGACCCGTAGTACGTTAAGGGGAATTTTTGAAGCCGAGGGATATGGCGTATTAGAAGCGGAAAACGGCGATGAGATGTATCATTTGCTGGCAGCTAATCGTGTGAATTTGGTGGTGATGGATATCAATCTCCCCGGCAAAAATGGGCTATTACTTGGCAGGGAACTACGCGAAAAAACGGCTCTACCATTGATTTTTCTAACCGGTCGCGATAATGAAGTCGATAAAATACTTGGACTAGAAATCGGTGCCGATGATTATTTAACCAAGCCATTCAATCCACGCGAATTAACAATCCGGGCTCGTAACTTATTACTACGTACCATGCAAAATGGCGAAAACGAAACCTATAATCGGGAAAATTATCGCTTTAACGGTTGGACATTAGATCTCAACAGCCATAATTTAATTACACCGGAAGGAGTCGAATTTAAACTTCCACGCAGTGAATTTCGCGCAATGTTGCACTTCTGTGAAAACCCGGGCAAATTGCAAACCCGTGAGGAATTATTAAAAAAAATGACCGGCCGCGAACTAAAACCACAAGATCGTACCGTCGATGTTACTATTCGTCGAATTCGCAAACATTTTGAAGATCATCCGCACACACCGGAATTAATCGCTACGGTGCACGGCGAGGGTTATCGTTTCTGTGGGGAAATCGAATAA
- the ampD gene encoding 1,6-anhydro-N-acetylmuramyl-L-alanine amidase AmpD, with protein sequence MSDKIENGWLVNARRILSPHFDARPDSDDISLLVIHYISLPPEQFGGGYIDDFFQGKLDAQAHPYFAEIADVRVSAHCLIERNGRVTQYVNFNDRAWHAGVSAFQGREKCNDFAIGIELEGSNEQPFTVAQYLALIALSKDIMHYYPKITPERIVGHCDIAPTRKVDPGRFFAWNYYRRQLA encoded by the coding sequence TTGAGCGATAAGATCGAAAACGGTTGGTTGGTCAATGCCCGCCGTATCCTTTCCCCGCATTTTGATGCCCGTCCTGATAGCGATGATATTTCGCTATTGGTGATCCACTACATCAGCTTACCGCCGGAACAGTTTGGCGGAGGTTATATTGATGATTTTTTTCAAGGAAAACTGGATGCGCAGGCACATCCTTATTTTGCTGAAATTGCTGATGTGCGTGTATCCGCCCATTGCTTGATCGAACGTAATGGGCGAGTGACACAATATGTTAATTTTAACGATAGAGCCTGGCATGCCGGTGTTTCTGCTTTTCAGGGGCGAGAAAAATGTAATGACTTTGCTATTGGTATCGAGTTAGAGGGTTCTAATGAACAACCTTTTACTGTTGCGCAGTATTTGGCTTTGATTGCCCTGAGTAAGGATATTATGCACTACTATCCGAAAATAACCCCTGAACGAATTGTTGGGCATTGTGATATAGCACCGACCAGAAAGGTCGATCCCGGTCGTTTTTTTGCCTGGAATTATTATCGTCGCCAACTTGCTTAA
- the coaE gene encoding dephospho-CoA kinase (Dephospho-CoA kinase (CoaE) performs the final step in coenzyme A biosynthesis.) — translation MNVKKTTYVIGLTGGIGSGKSTIANLFGELGVPIIDADVVARQVVEKGSPLLAQIAEHFGTEILTHTGELDRAQLRQRVFQDETEKNWLNQLLHPAIRTEMLNQLSAQQAPYTLLVVPLLIENKLTNLCDRVLVIDVSPQTQLTRAAQRDNNSLEQIQRIMQSQVSQKERLQWADDIINNDRELADNFIHLQQKVLELHRFYLTLAGKNND, via the coding sequence TTGAATGTAAAAAAAACGACTTATGTGATCGGCCTCACTGGAGGCATTGGTAGCGGTAAAAGTACCATTGCCAATTTATTCGGCGAGCTTGGAGTTCCAATCATCGATGCGGATGTAGTCGCCCGCCAGGTTGTGGAAAAAGGCTCTCCCTTATTGGCTCAAATTGCCGAACATTTTGGTACAGAAATCTTAACGCACACAGGAGAACTGGACCGGGCACAGCTGCGCCAACGAGTCTTTCAAGATGAAACTGAGAAAAACTGGCTCAATCAGCTTCTGCATCCGGCTATTCGAACGGAAATGCTCAATCAATTATCCGCCCAACAAGCGCCCTATACGCTATTAGTCGTGCCGTTATTGATTGAAAATAAACTGACTAACCTATGCGATCGAGTGTTGGTTATTGATGTCAGCCCACAAACCCAACTCACCCGTGCAGCCCAACGCGATAATAATTCGCTTGAACAAATCCAACGGATCATGCAGAGCCAGGTATCGCAAAAGGAACGTCTGCAATGGGCCGATGACATCATCAATAACGATCGCGAATTAGCGGACAATTTTATTCATTTGCAACAAAAAGTGCTAGAATTGCACCGTTTCTATTTAACTTTGGCAGGAAAAAACAATGACTGA